The Leishmania panamensis strain MHOM/PA/94/PSC-1 chromosome 32 sequence genome window below encodes:
- the ACR2 gene encoding As/Sb Reductase (TriTrypDB/GeneDB-style sysID: LpmP.32.2880), whose product MANYTYMNPDELVELLDKPDSFAKVAVIDCRDSDRDCGFIANSISMPTIRCSSEMYEGLAKALFDEKKEIAVFHCAQSLIRGPKGANRFALAQKKLGYPLPLVYVLRGGWEAFYNIYGHMRPDLMYV is encoded by the coding sequence ATGGCGAACTACACATACATGAACCCAGACGAGCTGGTCGAGCTGCTCGACAAACCTGATTCGTTCGCCAAGGTCGCTGTGATAGACTGTAGGGATAGCGATCGAGACTGCGGCTTCATTGCGAATTCGATAAGCATGCCAACGATCCGCTGCTCGTCGGAGATGTACGAGGGGCTTGCCAAGGCACTCTTTgacgagaagaaagagatCGCCGTCTTTCACTGTGCGCAGTCGCTCATACGGGGCCCGAAGGGAGCTAACCGCTTCGCTTTGGCACAGAAGAAGCTCGgctaccccctccctctcgtgtACGTGCTGcgtggtgggtgggaggcGTTTTACAACATTTATGGCCATATGCGCCCAGACCTCATGTATGTGTAA